ATAACcataaaagacaaacacttttTTCGTGTGAACAAACTACTATGAACATGGGCCAGGAAATCTTTGTGGTCATTGAACACTTGTTCTCTCCTAATCCTTCCATTCACGTAGTCCTTAAGCAATGACACAGCAGGATTTAAAGCTAAATGataaaatgtctgtttaaaGCGCTTTTACTCTTTATAGACGTTTAGAGTTtatccagagtttgcctttcacacatgcacaacacagacacgatcacaacagcaacaaatcctcctcattattcAGGCGCGAGGTGGAGCCgccgggtgcagcagacggAATAACTGCTGcgtagatcacgtgattttcttgacaacaccCAGACACCGTCGTCAGTtgttatcaccacaaactctcttgacatcttcgtctgattcttctacgtgtatgacagCGCTTTTTCACTaagagatatttcttttctttttcctttttaaattgttgtgtCTGTccgtgttagaagcgtcatcaacctTTCTACAGgctttatactaggaggtcaggtggagaaagtccCCAGAAACTGCGGAGCATCTccctcggacatttgcgttgacACATGAAAATACTGAGGGACtgcagtgcatgtttgaaaacagtttATGACTGTGAATGCGTGAATAGAAAAAAACTTTGAGCTTTGAGTAgtttcacattcatacagtgcatctatgtgcagcatcATACATCACCCATACGCTGCCaccacagctgtcaggggcaatttggggttcagtatcttgcccaagtaCACGTAGGGTTGAGGGATTGCCGAGACTGGGATTAAACTGTCAATCTTCTGGTTCATGGAagacccgctctacctcctgagcctgCCCACATTTTAACTGCCATAGTTAATTTTGagatattgtttgtttatatgtatttgatttatttccatgAATATTATATTGTTTCTATTGATTTATTTGGTGCTGATGACGTTAAGTACGAACTGCTTTAAAATCAAACGGACACTTTAAGGTGCCGCAATTCTTGCTTGCTTAGAAGACATGGGAAACAGTGCAGTTCAAATGCTGCTTACAGGTTTTCATAGCTAAAGCTGAGGTTACATTGCCCGTTTTTAGATTTAGCCTTTTCAAGTGGACTCATTCCCTCTTGGTTGTGTGCAGCCAGCGGGGTATGTTTGTTTACGCTTGTTTGTCGTGTATTGTGATTCGCTTTCTACGTTGTGTATGTtatgaattgtgtttttatacattgtCATACTGTTATTGAACAGTTCAACAGTGGATTTGAGGATGGGGAAGTGCAATAAATTGAAGAAGAGGAGTGATACATATTCACAGCAATTGGACTGGTTTCTTTTCACCTCGCCAAATTGATCACCACAATCAGTGATCTCTTAACCTCCACCCTGGAATATAATTTGGAATGGAAATGTGACCGGTGactagtttatttatttaagtggTATCCAGTGCGCCTGGAAGTGGACTCATGTTCagttatttcatcatttcaaacaaaaaatagGTTATATGAAAACTGAAGTCATAATTGCGTATACAGGCACTGTGTTTGAAGATATTGGTAAAAACTATTTTGTGCTTGGTTCTGCAACTCTGCTATTTGAATCTGTCTGAGCGTAATTTGCTTAAAGGTGGCAAATTTGTTTGTAATTGAAGGATGCTTATGGAACAGTTATGCCTCACAAGCACTATTGCCTTTGCTGCTTTTGGGTTTGGGTATTTAACACACCCTCTCAACAATTAGGAGATCAAATGACAGGATTCGTTGCTATATTCTGTTGATTTAAGTTTCCTCTCACATCTTCCTCTATCTCTGAACCCATCGGCTATTGTCTGATGACTAATTAGACTATGTTCACACTGCAAGCATTAGTGCtcaattataaaatattttttatgtagctgttcacattatcttttaaaaatgtggCCATAACCAACTCCAATATGAATTAGTCGTGGCCCTGATGTGACCAGCATATGCAGAACAACAAGACCGTGTATGGAagtaaacaaggagaaaaagTCTGTAATAAACATGGTTATTGTGCAGTGGAAGCAGGCGAATGTGGAAGCAGTTGACGAGTAGGAGAAGAATGAAGAGAAAGACAGTTGAAAGTGTAATTATGGCTTTTGTGGAGCAATGGCTGCTCTTCTGTACAGAGTTGTGTGTGGAGTCTGAGCCAGGAACGGTGGGATCGTTTCATGAATGGCTTCAATGAAACAGATTTCATCCAAAATTTCAAGATATCAAGGGGCTACCTTCTGTCAGCGCCTCTCCAAAAAGACCTGCCCGCCCCTTTgcctgcataaaaaaaaaagatctgtatCTGATTTAGAACCACATATGAAAAGATCAGATTCCATGTGAtttgtgctgttcacactgtcattaaacaatcagatctgggtcacatggggggggggggggggggggggggggaaatgagatTCGGGCCACTTGGGCTTACTGTGTGAACGTAGTCTTAGTCTCTGGGGCAATGGCCATTATTTTTGTGTAGACTGCGCATGTGAGGGCAAAgactccatctttctttctccttaAACTGTGTACATTCCGaatagtttcttttatcacataagttgaatgtttctccacacaaaaaaCAGTGATACTattgtgatatatattttaggTCCAGACAAGATTTTGGCTAaactctattaacagctatctgcaaatgaatgcagattaattaaaaagcagattGCCAATGCATTTAGGTCAATGTGTTCTGCCTCatttgctctccacactgactgtttacctgcaggcaaccaaagcctgctcaaatgCGATAGGTCAACTGCTGAATTGAAACTCCAGGGTCATACGTGTTTACGCAATTTGCATTATTAGAGATCAGGCTGCTGTAGCTGATCCAGTAATAGAATGGTCAGTGGGATTCAGGTCTATAGCCACATGTTTCTGTACTGCATACTTAGTGACAGTTGTTGTCCTCTAATTACAGAGTCATGGATGAATACATATATGTTTTAAATGCGACTTCCACAGTGAGAAACCTATCAGTCTAGAGCTTGATTCTCATCTATTACTCAGGCCTTGAAAAATGGTTTCTTGAAAAGAGAAGGAACACTGATCAACATTCttgcattattattttcattattattattgtgaccATATTAGTATGCAGATGTTATGGAGTCTATCTTTTTTGATTACTGTATTCTTTATTTTGAGGGcattattctttcattttattttcacattttgctgTGCTTGGACCAAAAAGCCTACCCCTCTCTCAAATAGCTCCTGATCAAGCATACATTTGCTCTGCTCCTTCTCTAACCTGTGTCTGTAAGCACAAACAAGCTGTTCCAATAAACCTCTCGTCCCGAGCAACATTGCACAAAAGGATATGCTAAATGAATATAATGCAACCCTGAAGGCAGattgaaatataaaagtttGTGGACATAGTCATTGTGTCAGTTATCTCTCGGTCGTCACTCTTCTccttgtgtgttcatgtgcagtCAGCAGAGGAGAAGGTTCCTGTGTGGTACATCATGGATGAGTTTGGCTCCCAGGTACAGCACTCTGATCAGCCCAGCTGTGGCATGGCTCCCTTTTTCTACACACATGGCCAAGTTGCCTACACTGTCCTCTGGCCTCTGCAGGACCTGCAGGAAGGAGGTGAAATGTGATTTACTAGTCTGAAGTGCTTCGAGTGGTTGATAAGAATGGAAAAGTTCTATATAGATGCTGCCCATTTAGTCACAAGAAGGGAAGTGGTCACAAAGTAAAGTCTTGTGGCATCTGTATAAAAACTGTCTATTTGGTGACAATTATTTACAATGGCACACAAATGTGGAACTAACCACAAGAGGAAACCAGTTAAAGATTTGTCTTTAGTAGGAACCAATTTAATGAGGCAACATTTCCACACAGCAGAATTGTATCATCTGCACCATCTTATTGTTTCCACAGATGAAGTAACCCGTGATTACACATACGGGGAGGCAAACCCCCTGGTGAGGCGATGCCGACTGTTACCATGGATCCCTACTGATCTAGAAGGGGTCAGCAGTGCCACTACTGAACCCCCGGACTCATACTATGAGGTGAAAACTATTGATGTGATTCAAGATCTTTACATTGTCATCATACAAAGaaattgtgtgtctgtatatatttctatacaGACACTATTTTCCATTTCAATCCCTTCCAAAGTTTTAcgattaattaattaatgtgcagaatgttttttaggaagtgtatgtgtgtttttgttcatagGTAAAATAATAACTGGAGTGTGATATggagtagatttttttttagatttttaaaaaatttaatatATTCCTACTTTTAAGTCTTAACCGGCCTGTGTTTCTCCAGATGATTTCACGAGAAAACAAGGAGCAGCTTCCAGTGGAAATCCAACCCTACACTGTGCCCAAGGACAAAATCCTTAAGTAAGACTAAACTCTGTTGTTCTCCACTAGATATCTAAATGGATGCACAGATATTGTAAACAAAATATGTAAGCAGCATATTTTTGTGAAGTGCAAATATGACAGTAATCCAGGTCCTCCATCATTTAATCAGTGGCATTATGTTGTAAAAGTGATGTGTTTAGAAAATGGGAAGCTCACAGATAGACATTATATTCATTCATAATGTTTGAGTTCCCCAAGAACCAAATGTTCTTTGCCGAACTGCAATATCTGTCAGTTGGTTCATGAACTTATCTTAGCAAATGTTGCCTGATTGCCATGGAATGTTTTTGCTGTAGTAAATCTAGTATACATTCTGTAGCTAACATGggttgaaaatatatataatacagtgTTTCCCCTTTAATAGTAGGCCAATAATAACCACTGCCAGTacaaaaagtatatatttttaataatataatgaaaaataaccaGTTGTTTCCATGTCGGAAATTGATCTAAACACTCAATAAATGCAGACAAATATGGGCACGTTTTGGTGTTTGGACCTAAATCACACAGGGATGCTGTAAATTAGTCCTTAGCATCCCagggtctgtttgtttgtgaagcacttcgtgaacttgtttttgaaaagtgctatataaataaagttttattattattattattattattattattattatatgacgTACCCTTTTCAGTCAGACACACAATATGCTGCTTCATTTCTGATTGGCCCATCACTTTCGTTATTTCCTGCAAGTGCAATTGCAGTTGTATAGTAGATCTTTTTTAAGTTCAGTGAAGTAATTCACCTGGAGCACCTTACCTACCTTTTATATGATTTACCACCAGTTGTATTTTCTATTCGTCTTTTGCATTTTCGGCCTTGTGTTCCATTTCTCAATCTAATTTTTGAATGTCTTTAtatcttcttctgctgctttacAGGGAACTGTAGGAACACCAGAAAGTAATTTGCAGTTCAGGTTGCCTAGTTCCATTGTATTGTGACTCTCATAGAGTCAAGTTAGGCTGTGGACATGGGTGCAAGCTCTCCCTCATTGTAATTTCCATTGTTCTGTGATGCAAAAGGtgccaaatgtattttttgaacAAGACTGCTGTATCATCAACTGTAAAGATACTGTTTATAAAGTGTAAACATAAGTAGGCCTCTCTGGATCTGTGGCAGCTGACAAGGTGTTTACATCATCCTGTAATGAACATCAATGGGTTGTGCTCTGCACTAACACATTATGAATAGTTTCTGGAGTTGACAACTTACAACTGCATGGAAGTCTGTTAGAAGATTAAGATCATGCAGCGAAATTATAACTTCACCAAGGAATGTGCCCCACCTAATTTGAATCGTTTTCACAACAGTGTGTAGGCCACATCATAATCGttcaaatacatacataataGTATAAAAGCATTTAAGTGATGCTTTCAAATAGACAATGTAAAATACCGGTGGTGTTGTAAAGGCAGAAATCTTTGCTCTTTTTTATCTGAGAACATTTTGccatttgtcacattttaatgTAGCAACTGAATGTTGTGTTAAGTAGGGTAAGCTAAACATCACAATGGttagtaatataataatattgtatttggactatatttctatatttcaaCTTCAGTTGCTGCTAAGAACATTTTATGCCTGTTGGGTTGCACCtttatataaattaaacataagcaacacacacacacacacactttgagaaaacctttcatttctttctcttctatATGCTCATAATCTGCATTTTTACTCATTAATATAATTACAATTCCACTGGGAAGAAGTAGGTGGCtacattttttgtttccattGCTGCAGTGATGATGCAAACTCTGAGTTGAGTAAACTTATTTTAATGGCCTGTTCTAAAACCCAAAACTCTGAGATTTTTAGGTCAGgtttttaaagctgctttctgaGACAGGACCCAGGACTGAGCTTcccttttatttgtatttatgggCTGCCATCCTGTAGCAGggcttttttcagtttttgtaatccattacattacagtgtctctgtgttctTTCCTCATATTCCACCTGTTCTCTGCTTTGTTTCCAGAGTTTACACTGTAATGTCCCAAGTAAGAAATAACCTGACACATCCGCAGTTCCAGctgacagaagaagaggaggaagctgatATTATTTGGGGCTATGATCACATCAAAGATTTTAGGTCAGAAACCAAGTAACACgcacacaacatgcacacatacaggcAAAGACATTTCAATGgcataaatacaaattatatcCCATGTgaattatcagtttgtgtgtgaagagggacacacactcctgcagacagacgtTCCTCCCACAGATTAAGACGTAacgctgtgttttaacttcattgttgcagaagaatcaatcaatccaattttatttgtatggcccatattcacaaatcacaatttgtcttatAGATGccctgtttatccaggaacataaatatgaattcagaaggtttttataaagatcagttcacttgttgaccagcggagtaatgtgcctcagtgcagtggagctgatttaagataagttaagttaagataaaactttatagAACAACACACCAGGGGAatttcagttgttacagcagcaggcacgCCAGAATGAGGCAGGCAATagaataaagattttatttaaaaaatgtatgtacattatatacaccttttcactgtagtggtttgtatgaaatcttataagtaaagtgcagtggcacaggatgattgtacgAGCAAGTAAGATATGTTTCGTGCATTATAAAAAACGTTTGTACATTAGAAGAACATTGTACATAAAAAattctggttttgttttatattgcaGTATGTATTGATTtcgactgatgtgaaaaaaaattatcGCGATGAGATTTTTTTCCCTACCGCCCAGCCCTACTTTGTCTCACTTTTACTCCCATATCCCTCTATAGAACACAATGACTTTTTTcaatcattcatttttatttaaaaaacatttctctgacaGAAAACTGAGTGAGGAGAGGCCGCATGTGATGCTCAACCAATTCCCCTGTGAGAACATCATTACTGTGAAGGACTGCCTGGCTGCTGTGGCCCGCAGAGTAAAAAGTGGAACCGGACCTGATTGGCTACCAGAGACCTTCAACCTCCAGACAGAACTTCCAAAGTTCATCAAGCATTATCAACTGAGACAAgaaaggttgttgttttttttagtatTAACCTAATGTGAACAAATGTGTAGAGTTCTTTGATATAACCAAAACATGTTGCCTTTGTACAAGTTGGTGGTCTGATCTAAGAGCTGGGCGGTATATTAACTTTTTACAGTACATTGATATATTTTCTAATGGGGTATAGGATTCAGCAGTAATGTTTATAATGCTAAAAAGCTGTGCTCATGTTTGCATCTCtcctgaggagaagagagaatgACTGTTGGTCCATATCGCCCAGTCCTAGTCTGATCAGTGCTTAACAAGGTAGATGCTTGCCTGGCTACATGCAGGTACATTGTCTGGGTGTATCTTTCAGCGGTGAGGATAACCACTGGATCTGTAAGCCTTGGAACTTGGCCCGTGGACTGGACACGCACATCACCAACAACCTGAACTACATCATCAGGCAGAGGGAGAGTACACCAAAGGTACCAACACGCATACAGACACCATGAAGCCAATTAGCCTAAGACCTCACAATGCATCACAAATGCCTTCAGGTCATGAAAGTCCATTTGCAGCATTGCTTTTGTTTTAGCCTGGTTGTTTAACACCAGACAGTCCTGTTTCCAAGTCTGGGTCTGGTTGGATGTCTTCCCATCTGGCATTTGGTGTTTGTTACAGGATTGTAGGCTCAAATGACATTAATAAGTGATAGCCCGAAGtaataaaacttgatttaatCAATTTCTCTAACACCCTCAAACAGTCCCATAACAGAGTTCATATCTCCGGCCCAACGCCTACTTTTGGCTGTAGGGCAATTTCAACCTCTTTTGGGGACATGTGCGTCTTTGGTGCAGATGGCGTTCACCTGAACAAAGCTGCCGCACGGTGCTCTCTTCTAACATTACGTACGTGTTCCTGTGTCCACTTGCTCATCACTTCAACGCACACCCATGTCCAGTGTTTAAAAACAATAGACTTTTTTTGTCTGTTCTGTTTGACCCATCACAACTTAAACTCAAAAAGCAAGTCATCCAGCGTGCGAGATCATCATCAGCACCAGGGCCCAATGGCTGTGTAAGAACTTGATGTAGCTTCTCTGGACTCTGTTGAGAACAACGTGGACCAAAGGAATAATTACATCATAAAAGGGCAGTGGCAGTCTTCATACCCAAAGAGCCAAACTCCAAGACCAGTCAGTTCAGGAGCATAGCTCTTCTGAATGTCGAGGAGAAGATGCTATTTGCAGTTATGGCAAGGAGGGTGTCCACCTATCTGATGAAGATTGGCTAAATTTATACCAGCTGCCAGAAGGGCCGGCAACCCAGGTTTCCCACGCTGTGTGGAACATGCCACCATGATTTGGGAACATAAGCTTTCCTGCTCTGACCTGTAACATGAGTCCTAAACACAATGTTTCAATTGGAAAATGCATCATTTCCTCAGACGTTGATCAATTCTTCAGCAAGGTTTCTTTTCAAGAGTCAACAGTCGAACATATCATAAAGAGTTGTTCTCCTATCAACCCTAACTACACATTATCATACAAATATGATATATTTCAATGTATTTAGTAAATAAGCTGTGTCCTTTTCTTTACcaggtttattatttattttgtttgtcctGTTTTTCCAGGTAGTGTGCAAGTACCTTGAAGATCCGGTACTGTATaacagggaggaggtgggaatGGTGAAGTTTGACATTCGCTACATGCTGATGCTGCGCTCTGTGCAGCCTCTGTGTCTTTATGTCTACGATGTCTTCTGGTTGCGTTTTGCTAACAGGTACAGttttgaaaattgttttttaattcccCCCCAttcatttaaagatatttttgaaGATATCATAGCAAGATATGTGATGATTGGACAAATTGTTTGAGTTACGAACTGTGATTTCTAATCTGTGCACTTTGCAATGATGTATTGGTTGATCGTGCCCATGTTTTTTATCTGATTTTGCtcatttaaaatagaaatgtgtaTCCTGACGGTTACATATCAAGTCTGTACATCTTCATTAGCCTCATTAGTTGTGTGATAATCTGTgggaagaacttctctcctgtctgcaggagtgtgtgtgtgtgtgtgtgtgtgtgtgtatgtatgtgtgtgtgtgtgtatgtgtgtatgtgtgcttgtCTCTGTTGCTttccacacacaaaccacattttttaagtcattttaaccctgatgtcctggctgtgcatgttacgtctcgtgttgtgtgtgtggcaggggaATGAgtacacacagtgtgttttaaaagtgtgcctcataaacaaacaaagttaaACGTCAAGTATTGTACGTGTCCTAGTAATTTCGGATTAGTGTTTATTGGTAAAGTAGAGGGCAGGTCAGCGGAGGAGTGTGGAGGCAGCAGATTCAGACAGGGGACTCTGACACAGTGCAGGACGACGGGACCTTTTtatgtcagtttgttttcatcctgaagcagcggtggaaCACAATGAAAGTCGTGTtaaacatgaatcgattatgttctgcCACTGCATCAATGCAGAGTCCCCCATGTCCGCATCacgatgcatctaagaatctAGAAATTCCCACAACTCTACCATCTGCtaaatctttgtgttttcttttctaggCCTTTCCTCTTGGACCATTTTGATGATTACCAAAAGCACTTCACCGTTATGAACTATGCAGATGGTGTAGAGCTCAAGCAGGTATGCTTTCATTTTTTTGCAATTTAGCTTATCCTTCTGTAAAAGCAGACTGTAATTACAAGAACTTCACTGACATCTATTTCATAGCTCTTTAGTCGGTTGGATCTGTATTTATGAACATGGTAATTGTGTGGTAATAAGTCATCACTGTTCTTCTGTTTGAAGGTGCACTATGACGAGTTCATCCCAGAGTTTGAGAAGCAGAACCCACAGTATCCATGGAAGGAGGTGCAAGTAAGTGTAAACATTTCACCCCTTTTCATTTGCACAAGATTCCAGGAACTTATTGAGGAATTAAGAACATCTTCTACTTTTCAACTACAGGAACCTGAGATCCAGTTTTAACTTCAGGGTTGTAATTCCTGCTTTTTAACAATTAAAGAGCTGTTATTGGCTCTGACTGCTAAAGATATTAGAACTCTTAAAGAGATGACAATTTCTGCTCTTATCCTCTGCCTTCTATTTCTTTCTGTCACTACCTCTTGTAGGGAGAGTTGTTTAAAGCATTCAGGGAGCTTTTCCAGGCAGCCTCCTCTAGACCAGCTCCATATGGGATTGGCTCCTACCCATCGTCCCGGGCCATATATGCTGTAGACGTCATGCTGAAGTGGAGTACAGGAGATAATGGTGAGCATTTGCTCTATACTACATGGTGATGGAGAAGACTACACAACGGTCACTAAATTTAGAActcattcatttgtttcaatcgtagaatgtatataaaaaggaTTCCGTCCATGAGAGTAGCTGTTCTATGAGGTGATAGTGTGTGATAGTATTGAAagcatacacgcacacacagtatGCGCACCTGATGCACAGGAGGGACATGTGTGCCTGCAACTGCCGATGTTTATTGTGGCAATGTGTGTGCCAAATGATGCCTGTCTGCAGAGATTGGTAAAAACTGAATGGATGTTCTGATGGGCCACAGAcatagtgagagagagagagcgctgcaCACAGCTGTACAAGGAACACCtcaaaacagaaatgttatgtaattatgagaagtgtaacATTTTTGGATACATTGGCATATATACAGAGAGGCATCTCAGCACTTGCAGAGGACAAATaggtgaataaatgaaaatgaaatgaaatgtgtcaCCCTATATTTACACAATATCCAGTTTGGGTGTACATGTGTATCTCTGtgtatactgtatttataaatacacacacacacacacgggcggctgagggggtagagcagtcgtcctcgtcctctgaccagaaggtcggcagtttgatcccagtcttccccattccacatgcttaagtgtccttgggcaagatactgaaccccaaaattgccccttctcatagagaaagtgctgcacatagatgcactctatgaatgtgtgtctgaatgGCAATAACtatactgtaaagcactttgagtggtcatcaagactagaaaagcactatataaatacagaccctTTTACACAGTGTTGTCACCTGAGAATGTCTTTGTATAGGACCAGAAAATGTTGTATCGTGTGTTATCACCCTAATCAtcaattgtttttttctaatttgtgtgtttctggggCAGGTGAGCGGATCATGCAGCCCCAGATCTTGGAGGTGAATTTCAGCCCAGACTGCACTCGAGCCTGCCTGTACCATCCATCCTTCTACAACCACATGTTCCAGACGctgttcctggatcagcccGAGCAGTGCCCAGTCACACAAGTCATATAATCAACTCACAATCAGTGCCAAGTGATGTGTTTGTCGTtttgttctgtctgtttttttcagacatacatacatatagaCATACATTTGTGTTTAAGTCGgtgcttttccttctctctgtcatttGCTCTGTAACTGGTTTATCTGATAAACaattcattttctcattttaccttctcctttccctccttttgATTTTAAGAACTAATGAAAAAGGTTTGCTTTTCCAGCTCCATCCCTCATGAATCCAGTTGCCTTTTGTCTCATGCCAATTAAATGATCACAAAGTTATTTTGTTATAAACCCAGTTAGAAACCATACACTGCTGTACAAATGAGAAGCAATAAAATCATCAAGAGTTTTATCATAAATGATTCTGCTTGTTCCAAATACCTTTTCCATTCAAGCATATCATACGATACGAGTATTATTCGGCCACTTAAAGGGGAAAAGATAaagaatattataataatattacaagcaaaaagTAAATTCTCCGAAGATagttttaaatggtaaatggtctgtatttatatagctcttCTCTAGTCACAGCAATATTTAAATCTGACTTTTCAATCAACCCTCGACCTGTAGGACGTTATAGCTCATTTGAAAGCCTCAACCTTGTTTGTCCAAGCTGGAAATCACAGAAAACTGTTAAACTAGTCATTAAACATGGTCCAACAGTCAGTGCTTTTCACAGATAGTCATTGTCGTGGGTGATTTCAACATTAATTTAGATGTTGATCATTAGTTCTGCATTTAATTCACTAATAGACttgttttatgtaaataaacCCACTCACTTTTGATCATGTTCATACATATGGCATAGAAATTGAAAAGGTAATATTTACCCCAAAACCCCTTCACTgaatttggaaaaaaattacATTCTTTTTTATCAGATAATATCATAAACAAATTTTGGGATAGAATTT
Above is a genomic segment from Hippoglossus hippoglossus isolate fHipHip1 chromosome 23, fHipHip1.pri, whole genome shotgun sequence containing:
- the ttll12 gene encoding tubulin--tyrosine ligase-like protein 12, whose translation is MSAEQIAMDGDVDEHFSSFLALHTGALRASGIPHIYWKSLHQKITSEIYDAGEVFGIMQIQQEDDEEEEEENGNNEEKRKDNPIPMIRSKVVVTRASGLEASEPTSVFLVDHAWTYRVDHTRQQLEQIPGLLSRMADLMGVDFHGEVPDPDTVEDVMESMWKYNQTYHLSQGSAEEKVPVWYIMDEFGSQVQHSDQPSCGMAPFFYTHGQVAYTVLWPLQDLQEGDEVTRDYTYGEANPLVRRCRLLPWIPTDLEGVSSATTEPPDSYYEMISRENKEQLPVEIQPYTVPKDKILKVYTVMSQVRNNLTHPQFQLTEEEEEADIIWGYDHIKDFRKLSEERPHVMLNQFPCENIITVKDCLAAVARRVKSGTGPDWLPETFNLQTELPKFIKHYQLRQESGEDNHWICKPWNLARGLDTHITNNLNYIIRQRESTPKVVCKYLEDPVLYNREEVGMVKFDIRYMLMLRSVQPLCLYVYDVFWLRFANRPFLLDHFDDYQKHFTVMNYADGVELKQVHYDEFIPEFEKQNPQYPWKEVQGELFKAFRELFQAASSRPAPYGIGSYPSSRAIYAVDVMLKWSTGDNGERIMQPQILEVNFSPDCTRACLYHPSFYNHMFQTLFLDQPEQCPVTQVI